In a single window of the Necator americanus strain Aroian chromosome X, whole genome shotgun sequence genome:
- a CDS encoding hypothetical protein (NECATOR_CHRX.G25677.T1) has product MGGCVKTLRSLVFIFNLLFWICGIVTIGLGLWLLFDPIASDFFALHSAHHGSFRIVGWLLLVAGAIMTFVCCCGCCGAWKMNQCALVGFFIVLVIVFCLELAAAYTAYNKQETIRQYIESSMYDTIRNRYASDANYKAAFDTIQQEFECCGVKTYTDWLGASWDRKSTQSESSETRIEHGIGAVGGGRGNGYGRVPTSCCNAHGKETYPTNCGISFTHAPLETYSDFLHPSGCADSLYDSIYRHLDIAIAVCVIVGAIQLLGMVLSMILCCCISTQDKKYDY; this is encoded by the exons ATGGGCGGCTGTGTGAAAACCTTGCGCTCACTTGTCTTCATATTCAACTTACTATTTTGG ATTTGTGGTATTGTTACGATCGGTCTCGGACTTTGGCTACTTTTCGATCCGATAGCATCAGATTTCTTCGCACTACATTCAGCTCACCATG GATCATTCCGAATTGTCGGATGGTTGTTATTGGTGGCCGGAGCTATCATGACATTCGTTTGTTGTTGTGGTTGTTGTGGAGCATGGAAGATGAACCAGTGTGCCTTAGTCGGA TTTTTCATCGTCCTAGTAATTGTATTCTGTTTGGAATTGGCCGCTGCATATACAGCATATAACAAACAGGAGACAATAAG GCAATACATCGAAAGCAGTATGTACGACACAATCCGGAATCGATATGCGTCGGATGCCAATTATAAGGCAGCCTTCGACACGATACAACAAGAG TTCGAATGTTGTGGTGTAAAGACGTATACGGACTGGTTAGGAGCCAGTTGGGACCGAAAAAGTACACAATCGGAAAGTTCCGAAACCCGGATAGAACATGGAATTGGAGCAGTCGGTGGGGGAAGGGGAAACGGATATG GTCGAGTACCAACGTCATGTTGTAATGCGCATGGAAAGGAGACGTATCCAACAAATTGTGGGATCTCTTTCACGCATGCACCATTGGAAACCTATTCGGATTTTCTACACCCATCA GGATGTGCAGACTCCCTTTATGACTCCATTTATCGTCATTTGGATATAGCCATTGCAGTTTGCGTTATTGTTGGTGCGATTCAA CTGCTTGGTATGGTTTTATCGATGATTCTTTGTTGTTGTATCAGCACGCAAGACAAAAAATACGACTACTAA